The Struthio camelus isolate bStrCam1 chromosome 24, bStrCam1.hap1, whole genome shotgun sequence genome includes a window with the following:
- the DSTYK gene encoding dual serine/threonine and tyrosine protein kinase, whose protein sequence is MEGDGAPSWRGPGGGLVRELCRSFGHYNRHLARLQHNLRETKKFFRDVKYSQGHPLAAAGEGPPAAAGDGAPRDGPAPSGQNFISFPRHEEEHLQRTVSWHPCLLILGQNCNAKCQLLNMLLGEKLLPTTKISSEENCKRRRIRFTHGAQTQISLALPEQYELVHMMAAHRGQWDTIPEEDLEIHGDSEDPAHRIAELEVMLPYSLLKEVDVVVAPCRGFQSAEVTLGEYVNHVLPVVIFVISEAELSPSDENELREIKEKFSLPVFFFKVPELGAELISPKKTDNEKSSLYCQLMDLEYLSTNHCSCGAPGPDANAQSMLVEQFEKLRLLSTFSRQVLQKHLVEAATSLNEVHCRCLNIFINQAFDMQRDLQITPKRLEYTRKKENELYESLMNIANRKQEEMKDMIVETLNNMKEELLEDAATMEFKDIIIPENGEPVSSKDIKCCIKQIQELIISRLNQAVANKLISSVDYLRESFVGTLERCLKSLEESWDVSVHTARSLEKSKDASVHITSNYLKQILNAAYHVEVTFHSGSTVTRMLWEQIKQIIQRITWVSPPAITSDWKRKVAQDAIESLSASKLAKSICSQFRTRLNSSHEAFAASLRQLEDGHSGRLEKTEDLWLKVRKDHAPRLARLSLESRSLQDVLLHGKPKLGRELGRGQYGVVYLCDSWGGHFPCALKSVVPPDEKHWNDLALEFHYMRSLQTHERLVHLHGSVIDYGYGGGSSIAVLLIMERLHRDLYTGLKAGLELETRLQIALDVVEGIRYLHSQGLVHRDIKLKNVLLDKKNRGKITDLGFCKPEAMMSGSIVGTPIHMAPELFTGKYDNSVDVYAFGILFWYICSGHVKLPEAFERCASKDHLWNNVRRGVRPERLPVFDEECWQLMEACWDGDSSQRPLLGIVQPMLQGIMDRLCKSSSEHPNKGLDDST, encoded by the exons ATGGAGGGCGACGGAGCCCCTTCGTGGCGGGGTCCCGGCGGCGGCCTGGTCCGCGAGCTCTGCCGCTCCTTCGGCCATTACAACcggcacctggcgcggctgcagCACAACCTGCGCGAGACCAAGAAGTTCTTCCGCGACGTCAAGTACTCCCAGGGCCACCCCTTGGCCGCGGCCGGCGagggcccccccgccgcggctggGGACGGGGCCCCCCGCGACGGCCCCGCGCCGAGCG GGCAGAACTTCATTTCCTTCCCTCGCCACGAGGAAGAGCATCTCCAGCGGACTGTGAGCTGGCACCCTTGCCTTCTGATTCTTGGCCAGAACTGTAATGCCAAATGCCAGTTACTCAACATGCTTCTAGGTGAGAAGCTGCTCCCTACCACCAAGATCAGCAGTGAGGAGAATTGTAAGAGGCGACGGATCCGTTTTACACATGGGGCACAAACGCAGATTAGTCTAGCGCTGCCTGAGCAGTATGAACTGGTCCATATGATGGCAGCACACCGAGGGCAGTGGGACACAATACCGGAGGAGGACTTAGAAATTCATGGGGACAGTGAAGATCCCGCTCACCGAATAGCAGAGCTGGAGGTCATGCTGCCATACTCGCTGCTAAAG GAAGTGGATGTTGTGGTAGCACCATGTCGTGGGTTCCAGTCTGCTGAAGTCACCTTGGGAGAGTATGTGAACCATGTCTTGCCTGTGGTCATCTTTGTCATCAGTGAGGCTGAACTTTCTCCATCAGATGAGAATGAACTGCGCGAAATTAAAGAGAAATTCTCTTTGCCCGTTTTCTTCTTCAAAGTGCCAGAGTTAGGGGCTGAGCTGATCTCTCCCAAAAAAACCGATAATGAAAAGTCCTCCCTTTACTGCCAGCTGATGGACTTGGAGTATCTGAGTACCAACCACTGCAGCTGCGGGGCTCCTGGTCCTGATGCCAATGCCCAAAGCATGCTGGTGGAGCAGTTTGAGAAGCTCCGTCTCCTAAGCACTTTTTCCAGGCAGGTGCTTCAGAAGCATCTTGTGGAAGCAGCCACCAGTTTAAACGAGGTGCACTGCCGCTGCTTGAACATCTTCATCAATCAGGCTTTCGACATGCAGCGAGACCTGCAAATCACCCCCAAGAGGCTGGAGTATACCCGCAAGAAGGAGAATGAGCTCTATGAGTCTCTGATGAACATTGCCAACCGTAAACAAGAGGAGATGAAGGACATGATTGTAGAGACTCTTAATAATATGAAAGAGGAGCTCTTGGAAGATGCAGCTACTATGGAATTCAAAG ACATCATAATTCCTGAGAATGGGGAACCTGTTAGTTCCAAGGACATAAAGTGTTGTATTAAGCAAATCCAGGAACTGATTATTTCTCGATTAAACCAAGCAGTTGCCAACAAGTTAATTAGTTCAGTGGACTATCTGCGAGAGAGCTTTGTAGGGACATTGGAGAGATGTCTGAAGAGCCTGGAGGAGTCTTGGGATGTTTCAGTACATACTGCAAGGAGTTTGGAGAAGTCAAAGGATGCTTCTGTACACATCACAAGCAATTATCTCAAACAG ATACTAAATGCAGCCTATCATGTTGAAGTCACTTTTCACTCCGGCTCAACAGTAACCAGGATGCTATGGGAACAGATCAAACAG ATCATCCAGCGGATTACATGGGTCAGTCCACCTGCCATCACTAGTGACTGGAAGAGGAAAGTTGCTCAGGATGCTATTGAGAGCCTCAGTGCATCCAAGTTAGCCAAGAGCATTTGCAGCCAATTCCGGACCAGGCTAAACAGTTCCCATGAGGCTTTTGCAGCTTCTCTACGACAG ttagAAGATGGCCATTCTGGCAGGCTGGAGAAAACGGAAGACCTGTGGCTGAAGGTGCGGAAAGATCACGCTCCTCGGCTAGCACGTCTCTCGCTAGAGAGCAGGTCCCTCCAGGATGTGCTCTTACATG GCAAACCAAAGCTGGGCCGTGAGCTGGGCCGAGGACAGTATGGCGTGGTGTATCTGTGTGACAGCTGGGGAGGGCATTTCCCATGTGCACTGAAATCTGTTGTTCCTCCAGATGAGAAACACTGGAATGACCTTGCACTTGAGTTTCACTATATGAG GTCTTTACAGACGCATGAGCGGCTAGTACATCTCCATGGTTCTGTAATAGATTATGGCTATGGAGGAGGTTCCAGCATTGCTGTTCTATTGATAATGGAACGGTTGCACAGAGACCTCTATACAGGACTAAAG GCTGGGCTAGAATTAGAAACACGATTACAGATTGCCTTGGATGTGGTTGAAGGAATCCGTTATCTTCACAGTCAGGGACTTGTGCACCGGGATATCAAACTCAAAAATGTCTTG CTTGACAAAAAGAATCGAGGCAAAATCACTGACTTGGGGTTCTGTAAACCGGAAGCCATGATGTCTGGCAGTATTGTGGGCACACCCATTCACATGGCTCCTGAGCTCTTTACAG GGAAGTACGATAACTCAGTGGATGTTTATGCATTTGGTATTCTGTTCTGGTACATTTGTTCGGGACATGTGAAGTTACCAGAAGCATTTGAGAGATGTGCAAGCAAAGACCACCTGTGGAACAATGTTAGAAGAG GAGTTCGCCCAGAGCGTCTTCCTGTATTTGATGAGGAATGCTGGCAGCTGATGGAAGCTTGCTGGGATGGAGACTCCTCCCAGCGCCCTCTCTTGGGGATCGTTCAACCTATGTTGCAGGGGATCATGGACAGGCTCTGCAAGTCAAGTTCTGAGCACCCAAATAAAGGGTTGGATGACTCTAcctga